A section of the Nitrospirota bacterium genome encodes:
- a CDS encoding methyltransferase domain-containing protein gives MKSEEVQKVYNNYASIYDVLFGIISEEGRMSAIKQLQLNPGDKVLEVGVGTGLSLPLYPTHCHVTGIDLSENMLTRAKKRIHRKGLSHITIERMDATSMTFSENSFDSVYAAYLISVVPDPYGVLSEIKRVCRKGGTIVVVNHFKSSNKLISSIETSISPFCSKHLGFRTDLCISFMLNDPDMKLLERRRLSPISLWEIAVFRNLKGSKWI, from the coding sequence ATGAAATCAGAAGAAGTTCAAAAAGTATATAATAACTATGCAAGCATTTATGATGTCCTATTCGGTATAATATCTGAAGAAGGCAGGATGTCTGCTATTAAACAGCTTCAATTAAATCCAGGCGATAAAGTGCTTGAGGTTGGGGTTGGGACAGGACTTTCCCTGCCATTATACCCGACACATTGTCATGTTACAGGCATAGACCTTTCTGAAAATATGCTGACCCGTGCCAAGAAAAGGATTCATAGAAAAGGACTTTCACACATTACCATTGAGCGTATGGATGCTACCAGTATGACATTCTCTGAAAATTCTTTTGATTCAGTTTATGCAGCATATCTTATATCTGTTGTCCCTGACCCTTATGGTGTACTATCTGAGATAAAACGTGTCTGCAGAAAAGGTGGAACAATAGTGGTTGTAAATCACTTTAAGAGCAGTAATAAACTAATATCTTCCATTGAGACTTCAATATCTCCCTTTTGCAGTAAGCACCTTGGATTCAGAACAGATTTGTGCATATCATTTATGCTGAATGACCCTGACATGAAACTTCTGGAAAGAAGGCGGCTTTCCCCCATCAGCCTATGGGAGATCGCTGTATTTCGTAATTTAAAAGGAAGTAAGTGGATATAA
- a CDS encoding Hsp20/alpha crystallin family protein, protein MPRNNLFDDLDNIHWEMERLFHSLFNPKHPFHLLADRRWRPLTDMYEVDDELMIKVEIPGVHKDDISITLEDRLLVIRGTRNIPEQKCSIVYHQMEINYGEFERVLMLPAGYDTEKIKAELKDKEGFLYITINKIDEGT, encoded by the coding sequence ATGCCACGCAACAACCTCTTTGATGACTTAGATAATATTCACTGGGAGATGGAGAGGCTTTTCCATAGTCTCTTCAACCCTAAGCACCCGTTTCACCTCTTAGCAGACAGAAGATGGAGACCGCTTACAGATATGTATGAGGTTGATGATGAACTCATGATTAAGGTTGAAATTCCGGGTGTTCACAAGGATGATATATCAATTACATTAGAAGACAGGCTCTTGGTTATCAGGGGTACAAGAAACATCCCTGAGCAAAAGTGCAGCATTGTGTATCATCAGATGGAGATTAATTATGGTGAGTTTGAGCGGGTACTGATGCTTCCTGCGGGATATGATACTGAAAAGATCAAGGCTGAACTCAAGGATAAAGAAGGATTTTTATATATTACAATAAACAAAATAGATGAAGGTACATAA
- a CDS encoding DsrE family protein codes for MKKLGIMLSTDPANRNLEIVIGISRAAIKKDIGVYLYLIDEGVSCINDSRLTELSKEGLKLFVCAYGAQKKGISPSDIANFGGLAVLAELINACDKFISFG; via the coding sequence ATGAAGAAGTTAGGTATCATGTTATCTACTGACCCGGCAAACAGAAATCTTGAGATAGTGATTGGGATTTCAAGGGCGGCCATTAAAAAAGATATAGGGGTTTATCTCTATCTGATTGATGAAGGCGTAAGCTGTATAAATGACAGCCGCCTGACTGAGCTCTCAAAAGAAGGACTCAAACTGTTTGTATGCGCTTATGGTGCACAGAAAAAAGGTATCTCCCCATCCGACATAGCCAACTTTGGGGGGCTTGCCGTGCTTGCTGAATTGATAAACGCATGTGATAAATTCATTTCCTTTGGATAG